The Starkeya sp. ORNL1 DNA window AACCGAAAAAGAGCACAGGCATCATACCCTCCACTGCGGCCGACTAGTGCATAGCTTTTCGCCGCCCCATCAGGAGCTGAGGTGCCGTGGTTTCGGGTTAAATGGTCCACGCCGGCGACGATTAAGAGGCAGCCGCCCGGCAGCGGCAGGGGTGTGCGGGCGCCGGGCGGCTGTTGGCCGCTCCCTGCGGTGTTGGGAGAGGCGACCAACCGCGCATTCGTCACGGGCCGGCTTTGCTACAGACGTTGATCGGCATGCGCCGCGTACACGCCGTAGCCGCCGCCGGACGCGTCGCTGCTGTTGTCCGGCGGCAGGGGGTCGTCGCAGCGATGGTGCCAAACAAAAGCGCTGATACGAGCGCCGCGGATGTGAGCAAGATCTTTCGCATCGCGAACCCTTAGTCGATGATCTTGACGACCTTGCGGGTCTTAGCCTCGACGATGACACGGCGATTGTTCACGACGGCATAGCTGTAGGTGTCGTACTTCGGCACTGTGTGCAATTCAACGGTGGCTGGCAATTCCGAGCCGATGATCACCTCACGTTCGACCTTCACCGACGGCGTTTTTTCCTTGACGACATAGGTTTCGACCTCCGACGGCACGGTCACGATCGCCGCTTGTGCAAAGACCGACGAGGGAATGGCAACAACGCCGGCTACGAGAACGGCGTACAAAGTCTTGTTCATTTGAGCCTCCATTTGAGTAATGTGCAGATTGGAAATACTTGAGAAAGAAATGCGTTCCCGATCGAAGTATTTATTTTCAAAACTATTGGTCAATGAAATACAGGCGGCCCCGCCCTCTTTCGAGGGCGAGGTTGATGTCTAGTCTCAAGCAGCAAACGAGCGGGCTGGACCTTTTATTCCGCGCGGTGCGAAATTTTGGTCGTCGTGGTGGGATAATACATCAGCGGAGCACCAACTGAGGCAATTGGGCTTTGGCGGCGAAACATCAAGGAACGATATCTGCGCGCTGGACATTGGCCAGTGGATAGCCTGTGCCCCGCCCGGTGAGGGGCGGCCGCTAGGTAAGCTTGCGAAGGTGTGGTCGGCGCGGATCGAGAGGAGCGTGCATGCCCTTTATGAGCCAAGGCTATGATCCAGAGATGATCGCACTCCTTGAGGAGTGCCTGAACAGTGCCTGTGCTGCCACAGTAGGCAGCGCCGATCACATCCCGGACGACGAGCTCCGGCGGAGACTCGCTGCGGCGCTGTTAGAGGGTGCTGGCTACGGCATGACGGATCGCGAGGCACTCATCGGATTCGCGCTGAGCGCGCTGCCGACTTTCCGCGAAGCGCTGACGAGGCCGAGGCATTGAGCCCCTCCCGTCGACCAAGCCGCAGAAGATGCGCGGGCGCCAGCGTTTTCCCACTCAGCGTCATCTTTTTGCCGGCATAGCAGCAGAACCGAAGCACGCCCGCGGCGTTAAACCCGCCATGCAACGGAAACCTGATCTACCCTATTGGAACGCCAGTTTGGATAGGCCTGTCCCAACCGAGGACGGCACCGAGCTGCATTCGCTGCACGAGGCGGCGGCGTTCATAGAAGCGCACGCGTCCCGCCGTCCGAGCCTCGCATTCGATGAAGCGCGGATTAGCCTCAAGCAGGCGGCGGAGACCGGCCACGGCGCTGATATCGTCAAGGCGCGCCGCACGATCGAGTTCGCGCTGGAGGACGTCAGATTGCACCAGCCGAAGCGCGCCGACCACTCGCCGCGGCTCCCGCAGCCGATCCGCGTGAAGGGCCGCGAACTCGTCACGGTAGCGGACGCAATGCAGTACCTCGGTACACTCGGCGCCGAAATCTGGCAGTTTGAAGAATATCAGCAAGTGCAGGATGCGCTCGTCACCGCGCTCGACACGCGGAATAATCCCGATATCGCGCGGGCTGCAGCCCTGTTCTTGAAGTTCCTGACCACCCGGCGCTTGATATGAGCGGCGGGCCGCCGCTGCCGATGTCCTAGTCCCAGACGGCGCCCACGTACATCAGCAAACCGCTCCGCCAGGTCGCGCGTATCTGGTCGGGACGTGAACTATCCTGCGTCTAACGGCGTTTAATCGCTACCGCGGATTGCTCCCAGCGTTCGCGGTGCCGGTGAAGGCGCCGCTGGGACTCAACACCGAGGCGGCGTCTTCCCGGCTATCCCTTTGACGAGGCTTCCCGCCGCATCCGTTCCTCTCGAAGCCGAGCAGTCTTTTTGGGCTTCTCAGCCAGGCGGTCTTCCTCGCGCTTCACGAAATCCGTGGCCTCGGCGAGCGCGATGTTTTTGGCGGATTGGGTTCACGCGTCATGGCTCCTTGAATGAGCCTTTCAACCAGCCTCCAATCCCTGCAATAGAGCCGCCGCGGCATCTGACGTGATGAAACGGCGGCGCCGATGATGCCACTCGCTAGCGCCGCCGCCAGCCCCTGCGCCGAGGGAAGGCCGCAGGCTTATCGCAGTAGGCAAAGTTCAACGCAGGTAGCCCCAAGCGGCGCCGAGCACGAAATCAGGGATCCGGTAGCCCTCTGATGCATTATCTTGGGCCATGAGCGAGACGGATTTACCCCACTGGAATGCGGACTTAGACAAACCCATCCTGTTGCGTGACGGGAAGGAGCTACGCACCCTGCATGACGCCGCGGTATTTCTCGATGAACGGTTCGCGGGGCAGCGCGGCGTTCAGCTCACCGGCGTGCGGCTCGCGCTGAGATTCGCCGCTCGAACCGGCGCGGTGGCGGAGATTCTCGACGCTCGCCGTGTCGTCGAAATCCTGCTTCGTGGCAACGACCTCGTGTGAGGTAGTCCCTCTTTAGGGCAACGCGGCGGCAGCCAGACCGATCAGGCTGCTCGCTCTGCCACTCAGCCTTAATTCAGCGGCTCACTTCCAAGCGGGCGCGTCTCTGATTACGTCGATCAAGTCGTCCGACAAGATCGTCTCGATCTGTTCCGCGAAGCGTTCGCGATACAGCGTCATAAGCGCATCGTGGCCCGCGTCGGACGAACTGCAGAGCGCATCCTCAACCACGATGACCCGGTAGCCGCGATCGACGGCACCCAAGACCGTCGCGAGAACGCATACATCGGTTTCCGCGCCGGTGATGATGAGCGTATCGGTGAGCCGTGCATTGAGGTTGGGAGCCAAGTCCGGCGCTGAAAAGGCGGACAGCCGGCGCTTCTCCACTGTCAGCGCCGGCGGCGTAAACCGGGCCAGTTCCGGGATCAGATCGAGCGTCCCCGGAGCCAGGCGTTGCTGCGTGACGTGCTGCCACCGCCGATAATAGCGGCGCCAGGCGCCCACCTCTTCCTCTGGGGTGGCAGGCGGAATGAACCGGGTGAACACGGTTCGTTCGCACAGCCTTTCGCACAGCCTCACGACGACCGGCAGCACCCTTTCGATCCAAGGCGTGGCCCATGGACCGGTTGGAGCGAACAGCTTCTGCATGTCGAGGCAAAGATGCACTGTCCGTGAAGAGAGTGGCCCGTGGAGCAATCCATCGCGCGCTTGAGCCATGCTCACGACCTCCGTTGAGGTAGGGAGAACCCGTTGAGACAGTGGCAGTTCCGCTTCGGAACAAACGCCGCCAGGAGTCGTTGAGCCCCGCAATCCGGCGGCTCTCGCCGCTCGCTGAAAACGAGGAAACCCCACATGGCACCCAAGGCGGAAAAGAACTTAACCAACCTGTTCCAAGAAACCCTCAAGGACATCTACTACGCGGAGAAGCAGATCCTACGCGCACTGCCCAAAATGGCAAAGAGTGCCCAGTCGGCCGAGCTTGCTGCGGCGTTCCAGAAGCACCGCGACGAGACTGAAGTGCATGTCGAGCGGCTTGAGCAGGTTTTCGAGCTGTTGGGCGTTCAAGCCCGCGGCAAGACCTGCGACGCCATCATCGGCATCATCGATGAGGGCAAAGAGATCATGGAAGATTTCGCCGGCACCGCCGCGCTCGATCCGGGTCTCTTGGCCGCGGCGCAGGCAGTAGAGCATTACGAGATCAGCCGTTATGGCACGCTGCGGACCTGGGCACAGCAGCTCGGCATGAAGGATGCGGTGAAGCTGCTCGATCTGACGCTCGGCGAAGAAAAGGCCACCGACGCCGCGTTGTCTCAGCTCGCTACGACGGCCGTAAACGCGAAGGCAGCCTGACATCGTCGCCGCGAGGCGGGCGCGCCACGCCCGCCGGCGGCAGCGCATCGGAAGGAATCGCCATGAACGATATCATTCGCCGCCGGGCATACGAGCTTTGGGAAGGCGCCGGGCACCCGAGCGATTTGGACTTGGACTTCTGGCTGGCAGCCGAGAGGCTTGTTGCGCTTGAGGAAAGCAGTCGAAACCAGCCGCGGACGAAGGCAACGTTGGGTCAGGACGCTTCGGAGGCCCCGTTGTCAGAGACGAAGCAGGGCGCGCGCGATACGCTCGTTCCTTCCGCATCGCCCGCGCGGGGCGCCGCTAGCTAAAGGTCACGCGCCTCGCCACTCAGGCCGTTTTGGACCAATCGCGCTGGCGCTTCTCTCGCTCTGCGCTTGTCTGCTCGAGAAGCCGCCGTGTCCGGGCGGCTGCCGCTTGGCACCTATCGTGAAGAATCGCGAGCTCGCTTTCCGTCAACCCCTCGATTCCCATGAATTCGTCTTCAGCATCTGATGACCGGATTAGCTCATCCAGTTTTGTCTGGATCGCCGCGCCGTCCCCGGTTCTGGCTATTCTGGATAAGGAACACCATGAGGAAGGTGACGATGGTTGTTCCTGTGTTGATGCCAAGTTGCCACGTCTCAGAACACCCGAACATCGGACCGGTCGCCGCCCACACGAGGACAGCAACAAGACAGACAAGGAAGGCCACCGGTGTTCCCGCGGCATGCGCCGATGCATTTGCAAAGCGGCCGAATAGCGGTCGATTCGCTGCGCGATGGTGCGAGATGCACGGCGTAGACATTCGCCTCGGACTCAGGGACGCCTTCGGAGGTCATCGCCCCCACTATGCCACCCACGGCGCCGCCCGCGGCCGCGCCGGCAATCGCACCTGCAGCCGTCGCGGCAAGCCAGCCAGCGGCGACCACGGGCCCAATGCCCGGAATGGCAAGAAGGCCAAGTCCAGCGAGCAGACCACCCGCTCCGCTGCGCACGATGGTAGCACGGGCGCACGCGTAGCCCGGCCTTGACGACGAGCGTCCCAGCTTGCGCCTTGTGCGACGCCAGACCGCCGCCAAGTACGACGGCGCCGAGGTCGGTGAATCGGCGCCGTCGCTCTCGCAACAAAACGAAGCCGCTCACTGCCGAACCGGCGATTGAGCGGCCAAGTCTCACTTGCGATTCGAGGCAGAGACCTCGCAATTGCTTCATGAGGCAAAACGCGCTGTCCTGTTACGTCATTTTATAGAATGCTCACTGCATGTGCGTGAGCGTGCTTTGCACGTCACACCCTTTCCTGCGGCCGGCGCCAGCTAGGGTCTTCAGTCTCGACTGATGTGGAGGTAGCATTGCGCGTGGGTGATGCCGCCCCTAAATTTCCGCCGATTCCGGTGTGATGCGACGCGGGGAAGGGGATGCTGGATCAAGATCGTTCGGTGCTTATGACGCTCTATCAAGCATGGAGGAGCCAAACGATTTCAGTTGTGGGTGAGGAAGAGCTCATCGAAAAGGTGGGCCATCTCGGAGGCGCCGCAGAACTGCTCGATTGCGTCAATCGATTGGTCGAAGAGGGTTATTTAGGTCGGTCGCCCACTTCGATATACCTCACCTCGAAGGGCATGGAATACGGCGTCAGCGCCGGCCGTCCTTCGGCCAAATGAATGCGCGAGACTTCGGAATGCCCGTTCGGTCAACTTGTGCGCCCTTCGTGAAAAGCAGACAGTTGCGTCGGTGACTAAGTGCTCGGGAGGTCAGCCATGCCTTTCAGCAACAAGGGCTATGATCCGGAGACTATCGCCTATCTCGTGCAATGCCTGGATGTGGCGATGGAAACGGCGTGCCGGGTGACGGGTTCGCCGCCAAGTGATGATCTGCGGAAGAGGCTCGCCCTGGCGCTCATGGAAGGCGCAGATACGGACCTTGGCAATCAAGACGATTTGATCGACTTCGCTCTCAGATCACTGCCGGAGCTGCGCAGTCGACTGGCGAACTGAGCGTCCCTCACCTAGAAGTCGTCAACGGCCACCGAGCATCACGGCGTGCCGAGGCACCTCCGCCCGCGGGTGAAGCACGCGGCTGCGCGCGAGGTCGCGCGACGCGGCGCCAAGTACCCCCAAGGCCCGTGATATCCGGATTCCCGACCGCATCGTGACCGCCCAGGACGAAGCCGCGGAATGAGGCGAAGGCGTGTACGAGCGCGCCCAAAAGACCTACGCGATACCGCATTTTACCGAGGAACGACGACGCGCTGCCGGTGTTGAACGTCATCAACCGGGAGCATCTGCATGAAAGCGCTGACGTGGCACGGGAAGGGCGATGTTCGCTGTGAGGAAGTGCCGGATCCCAAAATCGAGCAGCCCCGCGACGCCATCATCAAGGTGACCGCGTGCGCAATATGCGGTTCGGATCTCCACCTTTTCAACGGCATCATTCCCCGCCTCGAGACCGGCGACGTGCTTGGCCATGAAACCATGGGGGAAGTCGTCGAAGTCGGAAGTGACATCCGCAACCTGAAGGTCGGCGATCGGGTGGTGGTGCCATTCACCATTTCTTGCGGCGAGTGCTTCTTCTGCACGCGCGGCTTCTACTCCGGGTGCGAGCGTTCCAATCCCAACAAGGAAGAAGCCACGAAGCTGTGGGGCAACTCGCCCGCGGGGCTATTCGGGTATTCCCATCTGCTGGGAGGGTATGCAGGCGGCCAGGCAGAACTCCTGCGCGTGCCATTCGCCGATGTCGGTCCCATCAAGGTGCCTGATAGCCTGAGCGATGAGCAAGTGCTCTTCCTGTCGGACATTTTCCCGACCGGCTACATGGCGGCAGACTTCTGCAATATCCAGCGCGGCGACACCATTGCAATATGGGGCTGCGGACCTGTCGGCCAGATGGCGATCCGATCAGCGTTTCTGCTTGGCGCTGAACGCGTCATTGCGATCGATACGGTCTCTGAACGCCTCGCTCTCGCGGCGCAAGGCGGCGCCCAAACACTCGATTTCCTTGAAGAGGACATCTACGAGCGGATAATGGAGATGACGCACGGCCGCGGCGCTGATGCGTGCATTGATGCGGTCGGGACCGAATCCGAGCCGAGCGCGAGTTGGGACGCCCGGCTGGATCGCATCAAAGTAGCCCTGTTTATGGGCACCGATCGGCCTCACGTGTTGCGCCAGGCTATTCAATGCTGCCGCAACTTCGGCACCGTCTCAATCGTCGGCGTCTATGGCGGCTTCCTCGACAAAATTCCTATGGGCTCCGCCATCAATCGTGGGCTGACCTTCCGCATGGCGCAAACACCGGTCCAGCACTACGCACAGATGCTGCTCGAGCGGATTGAAAAGGGCGAGATCGATCCGTCCTTCGTCATCACGCATCGGGCCAGGCTCGAGGACGGCCCCGAGCTCTACAAGACGTTCCGCGACAAACAGGACGGCTGCATCAAAGTCGTCATGAAACCCTGACGGAGAAAATCCATGGCTAACGCAGTTCGCCCGCTCGCTGTCGTCACGGGAGCGTCGTCGGGCATCGGTTTCGAACTGGCGAAAATCGCGGCGCGCGAAGGCTATGACCTGGTAATTGCCGCCGACGAGCCTGAGATCCGCGAGGCCGCGACCCGTCTGTCCACGAATGGAGCGAACGTAAAAGCGGTCGAAGTCGATCTCTCGCACCTCGAGGGGGTGGATCAGCTTTACGCTGCCATCGAAGGGACCGGGCGTCCGGTGGAGGTCCTGATCGCAAACGCCGGGCGTGGTCTAGGCCGAGCTTTTCTTGATCAGGATGTCGCCGACTGGCGGCGCGTTGTCGACACCAATATCACCGGCACGATCTATCTGGTCCAAAAGGTCGCCCGCGAGATGCAGGCCCGTGATCAAGGACGCATCCTGATTACTGGATCTATCGCCGGCTTTATGCCGGGCGCGTTTCAGGCGGTCTATAACGGGACGAAAGCCTTCATTGACAGCTTCTCGTTCGCGATCAGGAACGAACTCAAGAACACGAAGGTGACGATCACCTGCCTCATGCCGGGAGCAACGGAAACCGAATTCTTCGAGCGCGCTGACATGATGGATACCAAAGTCGGCCAAGCCGAAAAAGATGATCCCGCCGACGTTGCCGAAACTGGGTTCAAGGCCATGCTGGCCGGCGAAGGTGACGTGGTCAGTGGCTGGAAGAACAAGCTGCAATCCGCGATTGCTAATATCACTCCGGCCGGCGTGCTGGCTGAACAGCACCGCAAGATGGCCGCACCCGGCACCGGAAATAAAAACTAGCTTCCCGCGGACATCGTTCGTGGACCATGCGCAGCGCGCTGACCGCCTCCGATGTGTTGATAACGCGAGTATGAGCGGACAGGAGAGCCGGGATGAATGACGCCCACGATGTAGTGAGAATTCGCGCCTACCAACTGTGGGAAAATGCTGGTCGGCCGGAAGGCCGCGACGTCGAATTCTGGCTGATGGCCGAGCGGCTGATTGCGATCGATGAAACCGCTGACAGTGGCCCGGTTAGCGAGATCGACACGATCCACCGCACGCTCGAGACGCCACCGAAAGCGGGGATTTCGCCGCAGGCTGACCCGAAAGGCGGCAGCCAGACGGCCCCGACTCCCAGCGATCTCGTTGATCAGAAGGCACGCGACCGCAGCCTGACTTAGCTTAAGGGCGTTGGCTTTTGAACGTCGGCATCTTTCCACTAATGACAAAATTGGACGTGGTGTCGCTTGCGCCTAAATCGATGAGGCGGACGTCGACCGGCTCGCCGGTGTCAAGGAGGAGCACCGCCGTGCGGTCGATCTTTGCGACCACCAGCGCCCACGCCTCCGCCGCGAGCACCCCGCGTGTTATCAACTGACCCTGTTCAGGGCCAGATGTCTCCCGATAGATGTCCAGGCGGTAGGTAGCGACGGCGGAACCAGCGTCCTTCGTGCGGAGCCAGCCGGTTCCCGTGAGGGTCGCGATCAACTGCATGGTTTTCTGCTCCACCCCAGCCGAACGGCGGCAACTCGGCCTGCGCGATAGCCTCGCGCGCCGTCACGTCGCTGCTAGTTCCGGCTTCCTTTGACTGAGCCAAGTCACTTTGAAGCGCTTGGTTCCGCAGTATGTTAGCCGGTCCTTGACCAGCAGCACGGACTTGTCGAGCAGGGAGGAGCGCCTCCATCACGCCCTATCTGCCGAGCGAACTCGGCGCCGGCAGTTGGAGTCCCGCAGCGCGGACGCTGGCGCTGTCCCCGGCCGCCGCGTGCGTCCGCGGCGTGGGCGGTTCCCGCCGCCGTCGATCACAGTGAAGTTGGCGCGCTTCACGGGGAGCCAAGCCTATGGCGTGCGTGAGGCCTGTCATTTTTCATCGTTCGCGTCGTAGTACCCGCCCTT harbors:
- a CDS encoding DUF1236 domain-containing protein; amino-acid sequence: MNKTLYAVLVAGVVAIPSSVFAQAAIVTVPSEVETYVVKEKTPSVKVEREVIIGSELPATVELHTVPKYDTYSYAVVNNRRVIVEAKTRKVVKIID
- a CDS encoding cysteine hydrolase; its protein translation is MAQARDGLLHGPLSSRTVHLCLDMQKLFAPTGPWATPWIERVLPVVVRLCERLCERTVFTRFIPPATPEEEVGAWRRYYRRWQHVTQQRLAPGTLDLIPELARFTPPALTVEKRRLSAFSAPDLAPNLNARLTDTLIITGAETDVCVLATVLGAVDRGYRVIVVEDALCSSSDAGHDALMTLYRERFAEQIETILSDDLIDVIRDAPAWK
- a CDS encoding ferritin-like domain-containing protein, with translation MAPKAEKNLTNLFQETLKDIYYAEKQILRALPKMAKSAQSAELAAAFQKHRDETEVHVERLEQVFELLGVQARGKTCDAIIGIIDEGKEIMEDFAGTAALDPGLLAAAQAVEHYEISRYGTLRTWAQQLGMKDAVKLLDLTLGEEKATDAALSQLATTAVNAKAA
- a CDS encoding DUF2934 domain-containing protein, which gives rise to MNDIIRRRAYELWEGAGHPSDLDLDFWLAAERLVALEESSRNQPRTKATLGQDASEAPLSETKQGARDTLVPSASPARGAAS
- a CDS encoding low affinity iron permease family protein, with the protein product MASTQEQPSSPSSWCSLSRIARTGDGAAIQTKLDELIRSSDAEDEFMGIEGLTESELAILHDRCQAAAARTRRLLEQTSAEREKRQRDWSKTA
- a CDS encoding low affinity iron permease family protein, with product MSTPCISHHRAANRPLFGRFANASAHAAGTPVAFLVCLVAVLVWAATGPMFGCSETWQLGINTGTTIVTFLMVFLIQNSQNRGRRGDPDKTG
- a CDS encoding zinc-dependent alcohol dehydrogenase codes for the protein MKALTWHGKGDVRCEEVPDPKIEQPRDAIIKVTACAICGSDLHLFNGIIPRLETGDVLGHETMGEVVEVGSDIRNLKVGDRVVVPFTISCGECFFCTRGFYSGCERSNPNKEEATKLWGNSPAGLFGYSHLLGGYAGGQAELLRVPFADVGPIKVPDSLSDEQVLFLSDIFPTGYMAADFCNIQRGDTIAIWGCGPVGQMAIRSAFLLGAERVIAIDTVSERLALAAQGGAQTLDFLEEDIYERIMEMTHGRGADACIDAVGTESEPSASWDARLDRIKVALFMGTDRPHVLRQAIQCCRNFGTVSIVGVYGGFLDKIPMGSAINRGLTFRMAQTPVQHYAQMLLERIEKGEIDPSFVITHRARLEDGPELYKTFRDKQDGCIKVVMKP
- a CDS encoding SDR family NAD(P)-dependent oxidoreductase; translated protein: MANAVRPLAVVTGASSGIGFELAKIAAREGYDLVIAADEPEIREAATRLSTNGANVKAVEVDLSHLEGVDQLYAAIEGTGRPVEVLIANAGRGLGRAFLDQDVADWRRVVDTNITGTIYLVQKVAREMQARDQGRILITGSIAGFMPGAFQAVYNGTKAFIDSFSFAIRNELKNTKVTITCLMPGATETEFFERADMMDTKVGQAEKDDPADVAETGFKAMLAGEGDVVSGWKNKLQSAIANITPAGVLAEQHRKMAAPGTGNKN
- a CDS encoding DUF2934 domain-containing protein, whose translation is MNDAHDVVRIRAYQLWENAGRPEGRDVEFWLMAERLIAIDETADSGPVSEIDTIHRTLETPPKAGISPQADPKGGSQTAPTPSDLVDQKARDRSLT